In Ochotona princeps isolate mOchPri1 chromosome 22, mOchPri1.hap1, whole genome shotgun sequence, the following are encoded in one genomic region:
- the ATP5F1E gene encoding ATP synthase subunit epsilon, mitochondrial has translation MVAYWRQAGLSYIRYSQICAKAVRDALKTEFRANAEKTSGSSVKIVKVKKE, from the exons ATGGTGGCATATTGGCGCCAGGCCGGGCTCAG cTACATCCGGTACTCCCAGATCTGCGCCAAGGCGGTGAGGGATGCTCTGAAGACAGAATTCAGAGCCAACGCAGAGAAGACTTCGGGCAGCAGCGTCAAAATCGTCAAAGTGAAAAAGGAGTGA
- the TUBB1 gene encoding tubulin beta-1 chain isoform X1, producing the protein MREIVHIQIGQCGNQIGSKFWEVIGEEHGIDPAGSDCGASALQLERISVYYNEAYGRKYVPRAVLVDLEPGTMDSIRSSRQGALFQPDSFVHGNSGAGNNWAKGHYTEGAELMESVLDVVRSQSESCDCLQGFQVVHSLGGGTGSGMGTLLMNKIREEYPDRILNSFSVMPSPKVSDTVVEPYNAALSIHQLIDNTDACFCIDNEALYDICFRTLKLTTPTYSDLNHLVSLTMSGVTTSLRFPGQLNADLRKLAVNMVPFPRLHFFMPGFAPLTAQGSQQYRALSVAELTQQMFDARNTMAACDPRRGRYLTVACIFRGRMSTKEVDQQLLSVQTRHSDCFVEWIPNNVKVAVCDIPPRGLNMAATFIGNNTAIQELFRRVSEQFSAMFKRKAFVHWYTSEGMDIDEFGEAEHNIHDLVSEYQQFQDATALQEENAGANGEAEMEWDLKEHQL; encoded by the exons TTCTGGGAGGTGATCGGCGAGGAGCACGGCATAGACCCGGCAGGCAGCGACTGCGGGGCCTCCGCCTTGCAGCTGGAGAGAATCAGCGTGTACTACAATGAAGCCTACG GGAGGAAATATGTGCCCCGAGCGGTCCTGGTGGACCTGGAGCCGGGGACGATGGACAGCATCCGGTCCAGCAGACAGGGGGCCCTCTTTCAACCCGACAGTTTTGTGCATG GGAACTCCGGGGCTGGCAACAACTGGGCCAAGGGCCATTACACAGAGGGCGCCGAGCTGATGGAGAGCGTGCTGGATGTGGTGAGGAGCCAGAGCGAGAGCTGCGACTGCCTGCAGGGCTTCCAGGTGGTCCACTCGCTGGGCGGGGGCACGGGCTCGGGCATGGGCACCCTGCTCATGAACAAGATCCGCGAGGAGTACCCGGACCGCATCCTCAACTCCTTCAGCGTCATGCCCTCGCCCAAGGTGTCGGACACCGTGGTGGAGCCCTACAACGCGGCGCTGTCCATCCACCAGCTCATCGACAACACGGACGCCTGCTTCTGCATCGACAACGAGGCCCTCTACGACATCTGCTTCCGCACGCTCAAGCTGACCACGCCCACCTACAGCGACCTCAACCACCTGGTGTCCCTCACCATGAGCGGGGTCACCACCTCGCTGCGCTTCCCGGGCCAGCTCAACGCCGACCTGCGCAAGCTGGCCGTGAACATGGTGCCCTTCCCCCGCCTGCACTTCTTCATGCCGGGCTTCGCGCCCCTCACCGCTCAGGGCAGCCAGCAGTACCGCGCGCTGTCGGTGGCCGAGCTCACCCAGCAGATGTTTGATGCTCGCAATACCATGGCTGCCTGCGACCCCCGCCGCGGCCGCTACCTCACCGTGGCCTGCATCTTCCGGGGCCGTATGTCCACTAAGGAGGTGGACCAGCAGCTGCTGTCTGTGCAGACCAGGCACAGCGACTGCTTCGTGGAGTGGATCCCCAACAACGTCAAGGTGGCCGTCTGCGACATCCCTCCCCGGGGGCTCAACATGGCCGCCACCTTCATAGGCAACAACACGGccatccaggagctcttccgccGCGTGTCCGAGCAGTTCTCGGCCATGTTCAAGAGGAAAGCCTTCGTGCACTGGTACACTAGTGAAGGGATGGACATTGACGAGTTTGGGGAGGCTGAGCATAACATCCACGACCTGGTATCCGAGTACCAGCAATTCCAGGACGCCACGGCGCTCCAGGAGGAAAACGCAGGGGCCAATGGGGAGGCAGAAATGGAGTGGGACCTTAAGGAGCATCAGCTGTGA
- the TUBB1 gene encoding tubulin beta-1 chain isoform X2, with product MSVCESQADTFWEVIGEEHGIDPAGSDCGASALQLERISVYYNEAYGRKYVPRAVLVDLEPGTMDSIRSSRQGALFQPDSFVHGNSGAGNNWAKGHYTEGAELMESVLDVVRSQSESCDCLQGFQVVHSLGGGTGSGMGTLLMNKIREEYPDRILNSFSVMPSPKVSDTVVEPYNAALSIHQLIDNTDACFCIDNEALYDICFRTLKLTTPTYSDLNHLVSLTMSGVTTSLRFPGQLNADLRKLAVNMVPFPRLHFFMPGFAPLTAQGSQQYRALSVAELTQQMFDARNTMAACDPRRGRYLTVACIFRGRMSTKEVDQQLLSVQTRHSDCFVEWIPNNVKVAVCDIPPRGLNMAATFIGNNTAIQELFRRVSEQFSAMFKRKAFVHWYTSEGMDIDEFGEAEHNIHDLVSEYQQFQDATALQEENAGANGEAEMEWDLKEHQL from the exons TTCTGGGAGGTGATCGGCGAGGAGCACGGCATAGACCCGGCAGGCAGCGACTGCGGGGCCTCCGCCTTGCAGCTGGAGAGAATCAGCGTGTACTACAATGAAGCCTACG GGAGGAAATATGTGCCCCGAGCGGTCCTGGTGGACCTGGAGCCGGGGACGATGGACAGCATCCGGTCCAGCAGACAGGGGGCCCTCTTTCAACCCGACAGTTTTGTGCATG GGAACTCCGGGGCTGGCAACAACTGGGCCAAGGGCCATTACACAGAGGGCGCCGAGCTGATGGAGAGCGTGCTGGATGTGGTGAGGAGCCAGAGCGAGAGCTGCGACTGCCTGCAGGGCTTCCAGGTGGTCCACTCGCTGGGCGGGGGCACGGGCTCGGGCATGGGCACCCTGCTCATGAACAAGATCCGCGAGGAGTACCCGGACCGCATCCTCAACTCCTTCAGCGTCATGCCCTCGCCCAAGGTGTCGGACACCGTGGTGGAGCCCTACAACGCGGCGCTGTCCATCCACCAGCTCATCGACAACACGGACGCCTGCTTCTGCATCGACAACGAGGCCCTCTACGACATCTGCTTCCGCACGCTCAAGCTGACCACGCCCACCTACAGCGACCTCAACCACCTGGTGTCCCTCACCATGAGCGGGGTCACCACCTCGCTGCGCTTCCCGGGCCAGCTCAACGCCGACCTGCGCAAGCTGGCCGTGAACATGGTGCCCTTCCCCCGCCTGCACTTCTTCATGCCGGGCTTCGCGCCCCTCACCGCTCAGGGCAGCCAGCAGTACCGCGCGCTGTCGGTGGCCGAGCTCACCCAGCAGATGTTTGATGCTCGCAATACCATGGCTGCCTGCGACCCCCGCCGCGGCCGCTACCTCACCGTGGCCTGCATCTTCCGGGGCCGTATGTCCACTAAGGAGGTGGACCAGCAGCTGCTGTCTGTGCAGACCAGGCACAGCGACTGCTTCGTGGAGTGGATCCCCAACAACGTCAAGGTGGCCGTCTGCGACATCCCTCCCCGGGGGCTCAACATGGCCGCCACCTTCATAGGCAACAACACGGccatccaggagctcttccgccGCGTGTCCGAGCAGTTCTCGGCCATGTTCAAGAGGAAAGCCTTCGTGCACTGGTACACTAGTGAAGGGATGGACATTGACGAGTTTGGGGAGGCTGAGCATAACATCCACGACCTGGTATCCGAGTACCAGCAATTCCAGGACGCCACGGCGCTCCAGGAGGAAAACGCAGGGGCCAATGGGGAGGCAGAAATGGAGTGGGACCTTAAGGAGCATCAGCTGTGA
- the TUBB1 gene encoding tubulin beta-1 chain isoform X3, translating to MDSIRSSRQGALFQPDSFVHGNSGAGNNWAKGHYTEGAELMESVLDVVRSQSESCDCLQGFQVVHSLGGGTGSGMGTLLMNKIREEYPDRILNSFSVMPSPKVSDTVVEPYNAALSIHQLIDNTDACFCIDNEALYDICFRTLKLTTPTYSDLNHLVSLTMSGVTTSLRFPGQLNADLRKLAVNMVPFPRLHFFMPGFAPLTAQGSQQYRALSVAELTQQMFDARNTMAACDPRRGRYLTVACIFRGRMSTKEVDQQLLSVQTRHSDCFVEWIPNNVKVAVCDIPPRGLNMAATFIGNNTAIQELFRRVSEQFSAMFKRKAFVHWYTSEGMDIDEFGEAEHNIHDLVSEYQQFQDATALQEENAGANGEAEMEWDLKEHQL from the exons ATGGACAGCATCCGGTCCAGCAGACAGGGGGCCCTCTTTCAACCCGACAGTTTTGTGCATG GGAACTCCGGGGCTGGCAACAACTGGGCCAAGGGCCATTACACAGAGGGCGCCGAGCTGATGGAGAGCGTGCTGGATGTGGTGAGGAGCCAGAGCGAGAGCTGCGACTGCCTGCAGGGCTTCCAGGTGGTCCACTCGCTGGGCGGGGGCACGGGCTCGGGCATGGGCACCCTGCTCATGAACAAGATCCGCGAGGAGTACCCGGACCGCATCCTCAACTCCTTCAGCGTCATGCCCTCGCCCAAGGTGTCGGACACCGTGGTGGAGCCCTACAACGCGGCGCTGTCCATCCACCAGCTCATCGACAACACGGACGCCTGCTTCTGCATCGACAACGAGGCCCTCTACGACATCTGCTTCCGCACGCTCAAGCTGACCACGCCCACCTACAGCGACCTCAACCACCTGGTGTCCCTCACCATGAGCGGGGTCACCACCTCGCTGCGCTTCCCGGGCCAGCTCAACGCCGACCTGCGCAAGCTGGCCGTGAACATGGTGCCCTTCCCCCGCCTGCACTTCTTCATGCCGGGCTTCGCGCCCCTCACCGCTCAGGGCAGCCAGCAGTACCGCGCGCTGTCGGTGGCCGAGCTCACCCAGCAGATGTTTGATGCTCGCAATACCATGGCTGCCTGCGACCCCCGCCGCGGCCGCTACCTCACCGTGGCCTGCATCTTCCGGGGCCGTATGTCCACTAAGGAGGTGGACCAGCAGCTGCTGTCTGTGCAGACCAGGCACAGCGACTGCTTCGTGGAGTGGATCCCCAACAACGTCAAGGTGGCCGTCTGCGACATCCCTCCCCGGGGGCTCAACATGGCCGCCACCTTCATAGGCAACAACACGGccatccaggagctcttccgccGCGTGTCCGAGCAGTTCTCGGCCATGTTCAAGAGGAAAGCCTTCGTGCACTGGTACACTAGTGAAGGGATGGACATTGACGAGTTTGGGGAGGCTGAGCATAACATCCACGACCTGGTATCCGAGTACCAGCAATTCCAGGACGCCACGGCGCTCCAGGAGGAAAACGCAGGGGCCAATGGGGAGGCAGAAATGGAGTGGGACCTTAAGGAGCATCAGCTGTGA